Sequence from the Rhizobium sp. TH2 genome:
AAGCAGGAGGACTCAAACCAGGGATTTCCGTGGCTGGTGGTGGCTGCGGTCCTGCTGGTTTTGATTCCGGCAGGCGGTTGGTTCTTTCTTTCGTGGCAATCCGGGCAGCGCTGGCAGGCCTATGTGTCGCGACTTGAGGCCCAGCCGGGCATCATCGTCGCCCAACAAACGGCGAAGGGCGGACAGTTCTATATTACCGGCCTGAGAGACCCGCTTGCTGCCGACCCCCAGTCGCTGTTGTCGGGAACGGACGTCGATCCCGCCCGCGTTCATTCGCAGTGGCAATTCTATCAGAGTCTCGAGCCGGAGTTCGTGCTAAAGCGGCTGACGGCGTCGCTGACTCCGCCGGGTACAGTACGGCTTTCGATTGTCAAAGATCGCATCGTTGCCGAGGGTGAGGCTCCCGACACCTGGATAGATCGGGCACGCGCAGCAGCCCGACAGCTTTCGGCAGGCGGACCGGAATTCGACATCTCCGGGGTTCGTGATGTGAGCCCCGAAGCACGCGCGGCGGAGCGCTGGCAGGTCTATGTGTCGCGACTTGAGGCCCAACCGGGCATCATCGTTGCCGAACAAAAGGTGCGCGATGGCCAATTCTACATTGCCGGTCTGAGAGACGCGCTTGCCGCCGACCCGCAGTCGCTGTTATCAGGAACGGACGTCGATCCCGCCCGCGTTCATTCGCAGTGGCAATTCTATCAGAGCCTTGAGCCGGAGTTCGTGTTGAAGCGGCTGACGGCGTCGCTGACTCCGCCGGATACAGTACGACTTTCGATCGTCAAGGATCGCATCATTGCCGAGGGTGAGGCTCCCGACACCTGGATAGATCGGGCGCGCGCAGCGGCCCGACAGCTTTCGGCAGGCGGACCGGAATTCGACATCGCCGGGGTTCGTGATGTGAGCCCCGAAGCACGCGCGGCGGAGCGCTGGCAGGTCTATGTGTCGCGACTTGAGGCCCAACCGGGCATCATCGTCGCCCAACAAACGGCGAGGGGCGGACATTTCTACATTTCCGGCCTGAGAGACCCGCTTGCCGCCGATCCGCAGTCGCTGTTATCCGGAACGGACGTCGATCCCGCCCGCGTTCATTCGCAGTGGCAATTCTATCAGAGCCTTGAGCCGGAGTTCGTGTTGAAGCGGCTGACGGCGTCGCTGGCTCCGCCGGATACAGTACGACTTTCGATCGTCAAGGATCGCATCGTTGCCGAGGGTGAGGCTCCCGACACCTGGATAGATCGGGCGCGCGCAGCGGCCCGACAGCTTTCGGCAGGCGGACCGGAATTCGACATCTCCAAGGTTCATGATGTGAGCCCCGAAGCACGCGCGGCGGAGCACTGGCTGGATTATGTGTCGCGACTGGGGACCCAGCCGGGCATCATCGTTGCCGAACAAAAAGTGCGCGATGGCCAATTCTATATTTCCGGCCTGAGAGACCCGCTTGGCGCCGACCCGCAGTCGCTGTTATCAGGAACGGAGGTCGATCCCGCCCGCGTTCATTCGCAGTGGCAATTCTATCAGAGCCTTGAGCCGGAGTTCGTGTTGAAGCGGCTGACGGCGTCGCTGGCTCCGCCCAAATCTGTTCAGCTTTCGATCGTCCAGGGTCGCATCGTCGTCGTGGGTGAGGCTCCTGCAAACTGGATCAATCGGGCGCGGGCCGCCGCAGAACAACTTTCGACGGATGGAGTGGTTCTGGATGTCTCGCAGCTGCATGAGCTGAACCTTGCAGAACTTAATTATTTGAGAGAGGCCATCCAGGCGACCGATATTTTCTTCTATTCCGGCAAAGCTGTGCCGGGACCAGAGCAGATGCCGGTTCTCGACAGGTTGGCGGATCAAATAAAGGAATTCGCCAAAAATGCCCGCAAGTCAGGC
This genomic interval carries:
- a CDS encoding OmpA family protein, producing the protein MTSNVDPIRLPQKAASNDTEIDRAALATLLVEIARNVDPDHHARFEGVPTADRRMETLRQLLVGREISELSRVTHLLGEPEQLAEAVGGVLPSAAARAPHAQLGEALAPAVERAVQRSIQKSPRTLTDILYPVFLPAIRKSIGEKIDQTFQSLNETLRHIFTWHGLKWRFEAWRTGASFSEVVLKHSLVYRVEHVFLINRNSGLLIAHVTADNATSEDPQLISSMLSAIQDFVKDSFHEKEQSGLDTIRFGELRLWSEVGPFATLVAVIRGNPPEELHEIVRDVLLRIHDEHSQALEQFDGDGSQLAGIETQLQTCVELKQEDSNQGFPWLVVAAVLLVLIPAGGWFFLSWQSGQRWQAYVSRLEAQPGIIVAQQTAKGGQFYITGLRDPLAADPQSLLSGTDVDPARVHSQWQFYQSLEPEFVLKRLTASLTPPGTVRLSIVKDRIVAEGEAPDTWIDRARAAARQLSAGGPEFDISGVRDVSPEARAAERWQVYVSRLEAQPGIIVAEQKVRDGQFYIAGLRDALAADPQSLLSGTDVDPARVHSQWQFYQSLEPEFVLKRLTASLTPPDTVRLSIVKDRIIAEGEAPDTWIDRARAAARQLSAGGPEFDIAGVRDVSPEARAAERWQVYVSRLEAQPGIIVAQQTARGGHFYISGLRDPLAADPQSLLSGTDVDPARVHSQWQFYQSLEPEFVLKRLTASLAPPDTVRLSIVKDRIVAEGEAPDTWIDRARAAARQLSAGGPEFDISKVHDVSPEARAAEHWLDYVSRLGTQPGIIVAEQKVRDGQFYISGLRDPLGADPQSLLSGTEVDPARVHSQWQFYQSLEPEFVLKRLTASLAPPKSVQLSIVQGRIVVVGEAPANWINRARAAAEQLSTDGVVLDVSQLHELNLAELNYLREAIQATDIFFYSGKAVPGPEQMPVLDRLADQIKEFAKNARKSGVTARFMLTGHADAKGRETANVSISAARAETVRALLNKRGVAPDLLLVRGAGTFEPVVPENSRTGSSTNRRVSITVTLE